The following proteins are encoded in a genomic region of Neomicrococcus aestuarii:
- a CDS encoding ParA family protein produces MEIDESTPLANQIANETKRREELKNNTLPIPHQTRFISVSNQKGGVGKTTSTVNLAAALAKQGMHVLVVDIDPQGNASTALGIDHRAEVDSIYDVLINDVSLAEVIQVCPDLENLVVAPATIHLAGAEIELVSLVAREQRLRRALEEYANHRASNGEARLDYIFIDCPPSLGLLTVNAFVAANEVLIPIQCEYYALEGLSQLLSNIKLIQKHLNEKLDVSTILLTMYDGRTNLASQVAAEVREHFPSEVLDAVIPRSVRISEAPSYQQTVITYDPNSTGALSYLEAASEIAKRGSEKDAATSK; encoded by the coding sequence ATGGAAATCGATGAGAGCACACCGCTTGCGAATCAGATTGCCAATGAGACGAAAAGGCGCGAAGAACTGAAGAACAACACGCTCCCCATTCCTCACCAGACCCGCTTCATCTCGGTCAGCAACCAGAAGGGCGGGGTGGGTAAAACTACCTCGACCGTTAACCTTGCGGCTGCTCTTGCTAAGCAGGGTATGCACGTCCTCGTGGTGGACATCGATCCCCAGGGAAATGCCTCTACCGCTCTAGGCATTGATCACCGTGCAGAAGTGGACAGCATCTACGACGTCCTCATCAACGATGTCAGCCTGGCCGAGGTTATTCAGGTCTGCCCAGATCTTGAAAATCTTGTGGTTGCTCCAGCCACCATTCACCTTGCCGGCGCAGAAATTGAACTGGTCTCCTTGGTGGCTCGCGAACAGCGCTTGCGCCGCGCTCTGGAAGAGTACGCCAACCACCGTGCAAGTAACGGCGAAGCACGGCTCGACTACATCTTCATCGACTGCCCACCGTCGCTAGGTCTTTTGACGGTCAACGCTTTCGTGGCTGCGAACGAAGTTCTGATTCCTATCCAGTGCGAATACTACGCACTCGAGGGCCTGAGCCAGCTGCTGAGCAACATCAAGCTGATTCAGAAGCACCTCAATGAGAAGCTCGATGTATCGACGATCCTGTTGACCATGTATGACGGACGTACCAACTTGGCATCGCAAGTAGCCGCGGAAGTACGTGAACACTTCCCGAGCGAAGTTCTCGATGCTGTCATCCCGCGTTCCGTACGAATCTCAGAAGCGCCAAGCTACCAGCAGACAGTGATCACCTACGATCCAAACTCCACTGGCGCTCTTTCCTACCTGGAAGCGGCAAGCGAAATTGCTAAGCGCGGTTCAGAGAAGGACGCCGCCACTTCCAAGTAG
- a CDS encoding ParB/RepB/Spo0J family partition protein has protein sequence MKTQNQTEDSAEETPEADTSIDVPEDNVSRETQQKSTAEVSGDEAKAQVSKAHESKESKDLKEDGKSPSAGSDAVETPASVSESSASASSEPTSDDAPAEATPTSAEELKSIPGLSYAELPIHSIHPNRKQPRQVFDEDDMAELEHSIREIGLLQPIVVRPSGEPGDAPYELVMGERRWRAAQRVGFKTIPAIIRETKDEDLLRDALLENLHRSELNPLEEAAAYQQLLQEFGCSQDELSQKIGRSRSQISNTIRLMKLPALVQRRVAAGVISSGHARALLALEDPAEMERLAQRVVNEGLSVRSVEEIVALQAGLRRADNKKQQKDVARPERLDYFANALSDRLDTQVKITLGAKKGRVSIEFASVDDLNRIMGVIAPSS, from the coding sequence CTGAAAACTCAGAACCAGACAGAAGACTCTGCCGAAGAGACGCCGGAAGCGGATACCTCGATTGATGTGCCAGAGGATAATGTTTCACGTGAAACACAGCAGAAGTCAACGGCTGAGGTCAGTGGCGATGAGGCCAAAGCCCAGGTGTCTAAAGCTCATGAGTCCAAGGAGTCAAAGGATCTCAAGGAAGACGGAAAGTCGCCTTCTGCTGGAAGTGACGCAGTCGAAACCCCTGCATCAGTATCCGAATCCTCTGCTTCTGCCTCGTCCGAACCGACCTCTGATGATGCTCCTGCTGAAGCAACGCCAACATCTGCCGAGGAACTGAAGTCCATCCCTGGATTGTCCTACGCTGAGCTGCCGATCCACTCGATTCATCCGAACCGGAAACAACCTCGTCAGGTCTTCGACGAGGATGACATGGCCGAACTCGAGCATTCCATACGCGAGATTGGTCTTCTTCAGCCAATTGTTGTTCGTCCTTCTGGCGAGCCGGGAGATGCACCGTACGAACTCGTTATGGGTGAACGGCGTTGGCGTGCCGCTCAGCGCGTTGGTTTTAAAACCATTCCAGCGATCATTCGCGAAACGAAAGACGAAGATCTCCTCCGCGATGCACTCTTGGAGAACCTTCACCGGTCGGAACTGAACCCACTCGAAGAGGCTGCCGCTTACCAACAGCTACTTCAAGAGTTCGGGTGCTCTCAGGATGAGCTGTCCCAGAAGATCGGTCGCTCACGTTCTCAGATCTCTAACACCATTCGACTCATGAAGTTGCCGGCTCTTGTCCAGCGTCGAGTTGCTGCTGGCGTGATCTCGTCTGGTCACGCACGAGCGTTGCTCGCACTTGAGGATCCAGCTGAGATGGAGCGCTTGGCGCAACGAGTTGTGAATGAGGGTCTCTCCGTTCGTTCCGTGGAAGAGATCGTCGCCTTGCAGGCAGGTCTCCGTCGTGCAGATAATAAGAAGCAACAGAAGGATGTTGCGCGTCCCGAGCGTCTCGACTACTTCGCGAACGCTCTCTCTGATCGCCTGGACACTCAGGTCAAGATCACGCTTGGCGCCAAGAAGGGCCGTGTCAGCATCGAGTTTGCGAGTGTCGATGACCTGAATCGCATCATGGGAGTGATTGCTCCTTCTAGCTAA